A stretch of DNA from Methylobacterium sp. CB376:
CCGCGGCCGCGGCCGCGCGGGGCTCGACAGCGCCCCCTCGTCCCGGGCAATCATCGGGCCCGCCTGCGAGCTCGCCGACCGCATGACCGCCACCGACGCCCTCTTCGCCGCCGCCCGGGCCGTGCAGGCCCGGGCCCACGCGCCCTACTCGCGCTTCCGCGTCGGCGCCGCCCTCCTGGACGAGACCGGGGCGATCCATGCCGGCTGCAACGTCGAGAACGCGGCCTACCCGGTCGGCACCTGCGCGGAGGCCGGCGCCATCGCCGCCATGGTGGCGAGCGGGGGACGGCGCATCGCGGCGATGCTGGTGCTCGGGGACGGCGAGGCGCTGGTGACCCCCTGCGGCGCCTGCCGCCAGCGCATCCGGGAATTCGCCGCGCCGGACACGCCCATCCACGTGGCGGGGCCCGCGGGCGTGCGGCGCAGCTTCACCTTGGACGCCCTGCTGCCCGCCTCGTTCGGCCCGGACAATCTCGGGGCCGGGGCGTGAGCCCGCCCGATCCCCGCGCCGCCGCGGCCGCCGCCGCGCTGCGCGCCCGCGGCGTCGCGGGTCCCTTCGCGCTCGCCATCGTGGCCGGCACCGGCCTCGGCCCCCTCGCGGAGCGGATCGCGTCGCCCCGCATCCTCCCCTACGACGAGATCCCGCATTTCCCGCTCTCCGGCGTCTCGGGCCATGCCGGGCGGCTCGTGGCGGGCACGCTCGCGGGCCGGCCCGTGCTGCTCTTCGCGGGCCGGGTCCATCCCTACGAGCGGGGCGATGCCGCCGCCATGCGGGTGCCGCTCGCCACCCTGGCGGCGCTGGGGGGCCCGCCCCTCCTTCTCACCAACGCGGCCGGGTCGCTGCGCGAGGAGGCCGGCCCCGGGGCCCTGGCGCTCATCACCGACCATCTCAACCTGTCGGGCCTCAACCCCCTGATCGGCGAGCCCTCCGACGCCCGCTTCGTGCCCATGGTCGACGCCTACGATCCGGGCCTGCAGGACGGCCTGCGGCGGGCCGCCGCGCGGGCGGGGATTCCCCTCCACGCGGGCATCTACGCGTGGTTCTCCGGCCCGAGCTTCGAGACGCCGGCCGAGATCCGCATGGCCGGGCTCCTCGGCGCGGACCTCGTCGGGATGTCGACGGTGCCGGAGGTGATCCTCGCCCGCTTCCTCGGCCTGCGGGTCGCCGCGCTCTCGATCGTCACCAACCACGCGGCCGGCCTGCACGGCGGCAGCCCGACCCATGCCGAGACCAAGCGCGCCGCCGCGCCGGCCGCCGAGGCGGTGGGCCGGCTCGTCGAAGCCTGGCTCTCGGGACCCGGGGGACCCTGAGGCCCGGGGCCTCGCCCCCGCGCCGGTCCCGGGTGAGCGCCGCCGGCGCGCGCCGAGGATGGATATCCGGCGGTCTCATTCCGGATTTCGCGCCGACGATGCCCTAGACGAAAAGTCGTATCCAGTCGCGATGTCGCATCAAAGCAGTCACTCCGCTATCTCGGCCGGTTCGTCTGCCGGAAGAACGCTGATCGAAACTGACTCTCATCGGCGTCCCAATGGCCCAGGTGCGGCGGGACCGGGGCGATCGTCCCCACATAAGGCAGACCGGGACAGCTTGGATGGATTGACGCTGCGCTGTCGTTGCTCGATACCCGGCGCAACAGGGGTACGGAACGTGCGGTGGATGACGATCGAGTCCGAGTCCAGGATCCCGTTCGGGCGCCCCACGGTGGTCGGGCGGGAGTTCGACTACATCGCGGATGTCCTGCGCAACGGCAGCATGGCGGGGGGCGGGCCGTACACGCAGCGCTGCGAGGAGTGGCTCAAGGCCGAACTCGGCACGCACCGGGCGCTGCTGACGCATTCCTGCACGGCCGCCCTGGAGATGGCCGCGATCCTGGCGGAGGTCGGGCCCGGCGACGAGGTCGTGATGCCCTCCTTCACCTTCTCGGCCACCGCCACCGCCTTCGTGCTGCGCGGCGCCACGCCGGTCTTCGTCGACATCAGGCCCGACACCCTCAACATCGACGAGCGCCTCATCGAGGGCGCGCTCACCCCCCGCACCAGGGCGATCGCGGTCGTCCACTATGCCGGGCGGGCCTGCGCGATGGACGCCGTCATGGCGGTGGCGAACGCGCGCGGGCTCGTGGTGGTGGAGGATGCCGCCCACGCCCATCTGGCGCGGGACGGGGCGCGGCCCCTCGGCACGATCGGGCATCTCGGCTGCCTGTCGTTCCACGAGACCAAGAACGTGATCGCCGGCGAGGGCGGCGCGCTCCTCGTCAACGACCCCCGCCTCGCCGCGCGCGCCGAGATCGTGCGCGACAAGGGCACCGACCGCAGCCGCTTCCTGAGGGGCGAGGTCGACAAGTACACGTGGCAGGATGTCGGCTCCTCCTACGGCCCGAGCGAGATCGTGTCGGCGTTCCTGCTGGCCCAGCTCGAGCGCGCGGCGGCGATCTGCGACGAGCGGCGCGCCCTCTGCGACGCCTACCGGGCCGGCCTCGCCCCGCTCGCCGCGCGCGGCCTCGTCACCCTGCCGGAGGCGGCGGGCACCCAGACGAACGGCCACATCTTCTGGCTGCTGACGCGCGACGAGGACACCCGCAACCGCCTCCTGGCGCATCTGGGCGCGCGCGGCATCCAGGCCACCTTCCACTACGTGCCGCTCCATTCGGCGCCGGCCGGGCGGCGCCACGGGCGGGCCGGGTCGAGCCTCGCGGTCACGGATTCGGTCAGCGCGCGCCTCGTGCGGCTGCCGCTCTTCCTCAACATGACGGGGGGCGAGATCGCCCGGGTCGTGGCCGCGGTCGAGGCCTTCTACGCCTGAGCGGGGCGCCCCGCGCCGCGGCCCCTCATGCGCCATCCGGTTGATCGCTTCGCCATCTCGCATTTCGGCGATGCGGATGTCGGCTGCGCTCAGGCGCCGCGCTCAGGCGCCGCGCGGGCTCGGGATCCGGGATCCGCTTCGATCAAGCGGATCCCGGATCAGGCGGAGGAGCGGTGGAGCGGGTGGTCCATCGTGATGCGCAGCCCCCGGCCGCCCCCGGGCAGGTTGCGGGCCGCGATGTCCCGCAGCGTGGAGGTCTCGGCGATGCAGGCCATGCCCGCCCGGGTGAACGTGTCCGCGTTGTAGACCTGCGGCGACAGGAGCGGGTTGGTCAGCGCGTGCGAGAACGCGTCCGCCGCCACCATGCGGCCGATCAGCGGCGGCACCGCCGCCCGCGGCGGCAGGTCCTCGGCGAAGAGCCCGACGAAGAACTCGATCCGGTCCACCGTCCCGTACAGGTCCCGCAGGGCCGCCACCACGTCCGGATCGCCGCTGATCTGCTCGAAGCGGGTGATGCGGGGATAGTTCATCAATTCCCGGTAGTCGTTGTAGCTCGCCAGCCGGTTGGTGCGGCCCTGCTGGACGCTCGCCCGCTCGACCTCCCGCAGCATCTCGGCGGTGTTGAAGAGGCCGAGGCGCCACGCCTCGGTCGCGCTGGCGGCGTGCAGGGCCGCGCCGAGTCCCTCCGCCAGGAGCGGCCCGTTCCCGAAGCGGGTGCCGGCCATCGGGACCTCGCCGTCCCGCCATCGCACCCGCTCGGGCACCAGGCTGTGCCACCGGTAGAGCAGGTTGAACTCCACCGGGATCCAGTTCTCGCGGTTCCACCGCGCGCCGTAGCAGGGGGTCGGGTCGGCCAGCAGCCTGAACCAGTAGGGCGAGATGTGGTTGATGTACTCCTCGACCACGACCTTGATCAGCTGGACGATGTTGATGGCGCGGGCGGTCTGGAAGATCCGCTCGTCGTCCCAGTCCGGCTCGGCGGCTTCGAGCACGCCGCAGAGCCGGTTGTGCTCGCGCAGGAACAGGGTGTTGATGGCCGCGGTGAAGAGCGTGGCGTTGGCCCGCTCGCCCCCGAAGGCGAAGAGGGTGGCCTTGCGCTCCGGCGGGAGCGTGTCGGGCATCTTCACCGGATCGGGCACGGCCGAGAAGCGCGGGTCGCGCCGGCCCTCCGGGTCGAAGAGGCGCGGCGCCCATTCCTCGCCGCCGTGCATCTCGGAGAGGAGCCGCCCGCGCTCCCCGCGGGCCTCGCTGCGCCGCCGCAGGGCCGCCTGCACCGCCTCGGTGAGCCCGTAGATCTGGCTCAGGTCGATCTGGTGATTGGTCCGGGTGCGGCGGGTATCGGCGGGATCCGTCATCAGGAACCCGTCCGTGAACCATTGGGCGAAGCTCGGGAACAGGAGGGTCGAGCGGGTCGACAGGCGCGGCCCTTCCGGCCGCGTCACGAAGAGGCGCGCCACCGCGTCCAGGGGCGGCAGCGGGTCGAGATCTCCGGGCGGCGCGTAGCGCGAGAACCACGTCCTGTCGGTGAGCGACGACCAGGAGCTGTAGGGTGCCATGGTGCTGAGCCGCAGCGGCCGCATCGGCGCCTTGCGCACGGCATTGTCGACGATCAGCCGGTTCAACAGGCGCGCGAGCCAGGGCTGCCGGTTGGCGACCTGCCAGAACGGCCTGCCGCGCGTGAGCAGGAAGGTCTCGATCGTGTTGCGCAGGCCGTCCCGGCTGGTGTCGCGGGCGGAATCCACCATGGGCGCACTCCCGATCCGTGAGGGGCGACGAGAGTGATCCGCGCGGCGCGGGCCACCCGCCGTCCAAGAAGGCGCCCGCACGGCCGCGAGGCCTCTGCCGCGTCGCGAGCGCCGGATCTCTCGGTGAAATCTCCACGGATGTCCCCTGGGGCATCCGAAAACACGACGCTTGGAAACAGCCACCGTATCGCTCGATTTGGCCTGTTTTGTCAATGCCGCGGGGGCGAGAATCGTGATCTTTCGCACATGTCGGAATGCGCCGGATCTTGAATCATCAGAAAGATATCTCAGGCATCTGATTTGATAAATATCAGAAAGTATGATTTCAATTACGGAGACATTGCGCAAAATAGGCATATGAATATATCAAAAAAAGGCGGAAGAGAGAGGCGAATGACGAATTTCATCCGGCATGGACCGTGGGAACGGAGCCGGTGCGGAGGGGCAGGGCGCCGCCCGCGGGAAGGCTCTGCCACGGGGCGCCGGCCCTGGCCCCTGCCTCGGCCGCATGGATGTCCCCAAGTCAGGTTGCGGTAAAGCCGCACCTCATGAAATCCGATCCTGTGATCGCGTGATCGTCCGGGGCCGCCCGCACGATCGAGAGCCTGATCCGGCGACGGACCCTGCCTGCCGGCATGCTGCTGTCCGGCCTGCCCCGCCCGACGGCGCCCGCGCGGCGGCCGGCTGGACATCGGCTGCCACGCGGTCGACTTTATCCCGGCGCGGAGCCCGCATCCCGGCGGGCCCGCCTCGCGCGCGGCCCGCATCCCGACGGGCCCGCGTCGCGCGCGGCCCGCATCCCGACGGGCCCGCGCCAGGGAGGACAGGCCGATGCGACGCAACCTCGTGGGATTCGTGCTCCTCGCCGGGCTCGGGGCGGGCGGGCTGACCGCCTGGCAGGGGCGGGCGCCGGCCCTCGGCAGGGAGCCGCGCTTCCCGCAACTCACGCTGGAGACCCTCACCGACCAGCAGCGCCCGCTCGGCGAGAAGATCATGAAGATCTCCAGCGTCGGGCTCGCCGGCCCCTACAACCCGATGATCCGCAGTCCCGAGATGGCGCAGCGGATGTACGATCTCCTCGACTACCTGCGCTGGCACACCTCGGTGCCGACGCGGCTGAACGAGTTCGCGATCCTGATCACGGGGCGGCTGTGGCGCTCGCAGGTCGAGTGGTACGCGCATCATCCGCTGGCCCTCAAGGCGGGCCTGTCCGAGGAGGTCGCGGCCGATCTCAAGGCCAATCGGCGCCCGCGCGGCATGAAGCCCGACGAGGAGGCGGTCTACGATTTCTGCATGGAGCTCTCCACCAAGCACGCGGTCTCGGACGAGACCTTCGCGCGGGCGAAGGCCGTGCTGGGCGAGCAGGGCGTGGTCGACCTCACGGCCCTGACCGGCACCTACGTCACGGTGGCGATGCTGCTCAGCATGGCCGAGGAGGGCGTGCCGCCCGGCAAGGAGCCGCCCTTCAAGCCGGGCGAGCCGTGAGCCGCGCGGGGCTCGCCCCGCCGCGGGGGCCCGGTTGACTCAACCGGGAATACGCTGATCAGCGGTCTGAACAGGCCACGCTCGCCGGTGCCGTCCTGCGCGGCCCCACGCGCCGGGTCACGGCCGCCCCGGAAGGAGCCCGCCCATGAGGGTGGCGCCCGAGCGGCCTGCCTCGCCCGGTCGGCCCCACCCTGCCGCCGGCGGTCCTCCGGGGCGTCTCCACCGAGCTGAATGCGCGCATTCAGAGCCAGGCGAGGGCGCTCGACGGCCCGCCCGTCATCCTCGCCCGCGAGGAGGCCGAGAAGGCCGACAGGGCGCTCGACCAGATCCACCGGCGGGCCTGGGATCTCTGGAAGCGGAAGGTGACGGCGGCGCCCTGAGCGCCCCGCGCCGGTGGGGTCACCGGTTCGGCGGCACGACGATGCGGCGAGCCGGCTCGCCGGGATCGCCCGACCCCGCCTGCGCCGGTCCGGTGCGGGCTGGAACGAAAGCGACGGCCGGCTCTTGGTTGTGCCGCACGTCGTCCGGCGAACCGGTCGCCGCGTCGTCGGACGATGCTGCAGGGAGGGACACGGACATGCAGGCAGATCGTCGCGATTTCCTGATGGGCGCGGCCGGGCTGGCGGCCGCCGGCGCCGGGGCGGCCGCGGGGCTGCGGACCGGGGCGGCGGCCGCGGCAGCCTCCTTCGAGATGCCGCGGGGCATGACGCTGCTCAACATGCAGCGCCAGGGGGGCTACGGCCTCGGCGTCAAGACGGAGCGGGGCATCCTCGACGTGACCGCGGCCGCGGCGAGCCTCGGCCTGCCCGCGCCCGCCGACATGGACGACCTCCTGCAGAACGGGAAGGGCGGGCTGCTCCGGGCGGTGGCGGACGGGGCGGCGCGCGGGCCGGACACCCTCTACCTGCGCGAGGAGGCCGTGCGGTTCGCTCCCCTCGTCACGAGGCCCGAGAAGATCATCATGATGGGCTTCAACTACCGGCACCACGCGGCCGAGACCGGAACCCCCATCCCCAAGGACCCTCCGCTCTTCAACAAGTACAACAACGCGCTCAACCACCATGGCGGCACCATCAAGCTGCCGACCGCGGTCGCGCGCGAGTTCGACTACGAGGTCGAGCTGGTGATCGTGTTCGGGCGGGAATGCTCCAACGTGTCGGAGGCGGAGGCCCTGGACTGCGTGGCGGGCTACGCCACCGGCAACGACTTCAGCGCCCGCGACCTGCAGACCCTGACGTCGCAATTCATGATCGGCAAGACGGCGGACGGTTTCGCGCCGCTCGGCCCCTACCTCGTCACCAGCGACCTCGTGAAGGACCCCAACAATCTGCGGCTGGAGACGCGGGTCAACGGCGTCCAGCGGCAGGACTGGAACACCAACGACATGATCTTCAACTGCCGCCAGCTGATCAGCTTCGCCTCCAAGATGATGACGATCAAGCCGGGCGACATCTTCTACACGGGAACGCCGCACGGCGTGATTTTCGGGGAGAAGAAGCCGCGCGCCGAGCGGCAATGGCTGAAGCCCGGGGACGAGGTCGCCTGCAGCCTGGAGGGCCTGGGCGAGCTGCGCTTCCGCCTCACCTGACGGCGTCGCGGATGCGCCGCCTGAGCCTGATCGCCGCCCTGGCGGCCGCCCTCGCCGGGCCGGCGCGGGCG
This window harbors:
- a CDS encoding cytidine deaminase, with protein sequence MTATDALFAAARAVQARAHAPYSRFRVGAALLDETGAIHAGCNVENAAYPVGTCAEAGAIAAMVASGGRRIAAMLVLGDGEALVTPCGACRQRIREFAAPDTPIHVAGPAGVRRSFTLDALLPASFGPDNLGAGA
- a CDS encoding purine-nucleoside phosphorylase; this encodes MSPPDPRAAAAAAALRARGVAGPFALAIVAGTGLGPLAERIASPRILPYDEIPHFPLSGVSGHAGRLVAGTLAGRPVLLFAGRVHPYERGDAAAMRVPLATLAALGGPPLLLTNAAGSLREEAGPGALALITDHLNLSGLNPLIGEPSDARFVPMVDAYDPGLQDGLRRAAARAGIPLHAGIYAWFSGPSFETPAEIRMAGLLGADLVGMSTVPEVILARFLGLRVAALSIVTNHAAGLHGGSPTHAETKRAAAPAAEAVGRLVEAWLSGPGGP
- the rffA gene encoding dTDP-4-amino-4,6-dideoxygalactose transaminase, with amino-acid sequence MTIESESRIPFGRPTVVGREFDYIADVLRNGSMAGGGPYTQRCEEWLKAELGTHRALLTHSCTAALEMAAILAEVGPGDEVVMPSFTFSATATAFVLRGATPVFVDIRPDTLNIDERLIEGALTPRTRAIAVVHYAGRACAMDAVMAVANARGLVVVEDAAHAHLARDGARPLGTIGHLGCLSFHETKNVIAGEGGALLVNDPRLAARAEIVRDKGTDRSRFLRGEVDKYTWQDVGSSYGPSEIVSAFLLAQLERAAAICDERRALCDAYRAGLAPLAARGLVTLPEAAGTQTNGHIFWLLTRDEDTRNRLLAHLGARGIQATFHYVPLHSAPAGRRHGRAGSSLAVTDSVSARLVRLPLFLNMTGGEIARVVAAVEAFYA
- a CDS encoding peroxidase family protein; the encoded protein is MVDSARDTSRDGLRNTIETFLLTRGRPFWQVANRQPWLARLLNRLIVDNAVRKAPMRPLRLSTMAPYSSWSSLTDRTWFSRYAPPGDLDPLPPLDAVARLFVTRPEGPRLSTRSTLLFPSFAQWFTDGFLMTDPADTRRTRTNHQIDLSQIYGLTEAVQAALRRRSEARGERGRLLSEMHGGEEWAPRLFDPEGRRDPRFSAVPDPVKMPDTLPPERKATLFAFGGERANATLFTAAINTLFLREHNRLCGVLEAAEPDWDDERIFQTARAINIVQLIKVVVEEYINHISPYWFRLLADPTPCYGARWNRENWIPVEFNLLYRWHSLVPERVRWRDGEVPMAGTRFGNGPLLAEGLGAALHAASATEAWRLGLFNTAEMLREVERASVQQGRTNRLASYNDYRELMNYPRITRFEQISGDPDVVAALRDLYGTVDRIEFFVGLFAEDLPPRAAVPPLIGRMVAADAFSHALTNPLLSPQVYNADTFTRAGMACIAETSTLRDIAARNLPGGGRGLRITMDHPLHRSSA
- a CDS encoding carboxymuconolactone decarboxylase family protein, translated to MRRNLVGFVLLAGLGAGGLTAWQGRAPALGREPRFPQLTLETLTDQQRPLGEKIMKISSVGLAGPYNPMIRSPEMAQRMYDLLDYLRWHTSVPTRLNEFAILITGRLWRSQVEWYAHHPLALKAGLSEEVAADLKANRRPRGMKPDEEAVYDFCMELSTKHAVSDETFARAKAVLGEQGVVDLTALTGTYVTVAMLLSMAEEGVPPGKEPPFKPGEP
- a CDS encoding fumarylacetoacetate hydrolase family protein codes for the protein MQADRRDFLMGAAGLAAAGAGAAAGLRTGAAAAAASFEMPRGMTLLNMQRQGGYGLGVKTERGILDVTAAAASLGLPAPADMDDLLQNGKGGLLRAVADGAARGPDTLYLREEAVRFAPLVTRPEKIIMMGFNYRHHAAETGTPIPKDPPLFNKYNNALNHHGGTIKLPTAVAREFDYEVELVIVFGRECSNVSEAEALDCVAGYATGNDFSARDLQTLTSQFMIGKTADGFAPLGPYLVTSDLVKDPNNLRLETRVNGVQRQDWNTNDMIFNCRQLISFASKMMTIKPGDIFYTGTPHGVIFGEKKPRAERQWLKPGDEVACSLEGLGELRFRLT